The nucleotide window CTGCGAGAACGGCTGCTCCCAGCTGCTGGCCGTGACCGACGAGCAGGTGGCCATGGCCGCCTTCCAGCCCATGAAGAAGGGCGAGTCCTCCATGGTCAGCTGGAACGCCGGTATCAGCGGCGATCTGTTCGATCTGGATGCCGGTACCGTGCAGTTCGCCGCCGGCCTGGAAATGAACAAGGAATGGTTCTTCGACCGCTCCGACTCCTTCTCCATCAACGGCGAAGTGCTGAGCACCGGTGGTGCCGCAGGTGAAGGTTCCCGTAAGCAGTACGCCGCTTACACCGAAGTGGCCGTTCCCGTCATGGAAAATCTGACCGCCACCCTGGCCGGTCGCTACGACCACTATGACGATGCTTCCGATGTGGGTGGTGCCTTCTCTCCCCAGGTGGCCATCGAGTACCGCCCCATGGAAGACCTGCTGCTGCGGGCGCTGTGGGCCGAGACCTTCCGTGCCCCCGACATGCAACGCCTGTTCGGTGAGCCGACCCGCGGTTTCGTTTCCGACGTGGTTGACTTCCAGAGCTGTGCCCAGGACGGTATCGGTTTCGATGCCTGTGCCACCAACGAGGACTACCGCATCACCAGCGTCAACTCCATCTCCGGCCCCAACAACGAGCTGGAAGAGGAGACCGGTGAGAACTGGAACCTGGGTGTGGTCTACAACCTGAACGGTCTGGACATCTCCGTTGACGTCTGGAACGTCGAGATCGAGAACATCGTTTCCGACCTCAGCGTCAGCGACGTCTTCGAAAAGCACGAGATCTACGGCAACCTGATCGATCGTGACCCCGTCACCGGTCGTGTCACCGTCAACACCCAGGCCATGAACCTGGCCCGCCAGGAAGTGGCCGGTGTCGACCTGTCCCTGGGTTACCTGCTGGATACCGCTGCCCTGGGCTCCTTCAAGTTCAAGCTGGAAGGTACCTACAACAGCAAGTGGGAAGAGCAGGTCGCCGAAGGCTTCGAGGTCACCAACGAGCTGGCTCGCGGTGGCATCCCGCGCTGGCGCGCCAACTTCAGCACCCGCTGGGCGCCCACCGACACCCTGAGCACCACCGTCCTGGTCAAGTTCATCGACGAGCACAAGGCTGCCAACTACTACAAGTTCGGCACCCAGCCCGACTACAGCCTGCGTGTAGCCGAGCACTTCGAAGTGAACTGGAACGTCACCTACGACGTGCTGGACAGCGTGACCCTGGCCGCCGGTATCAACAACCTGTTTGACGAAGGTCCGGAAGTCGACAACACCCTCGGCTGGCCCTTCTACGACTCCAGCTACTACAGCCCCGTGGGTCGTGAGTTCTACGCCTCTGCCGAGCTGCGTTTCTAAGCACAGTCCGCAAACTAAAAAGCCCGCCGTCCGGCGGGCTTTTTTTATCCCTTGAGTTCCTGCATCAGCTGGCCGAACTGGTCCAGGTAGAGCTGCTGCTCCTTATCGGACAGGGCCTGCTCCGGGCAGGGATGCACCTCCACTATGATGCCGTGGGCGCCCACCGCCTTGGCGGCCTTGGCCATGGGCGCCACCAGATCCCGCCGGCCCACGGCGTGGCTGGGGTCGATGATCACCGGCAGGTGGGTCAGGGACTTCAAGAGCGGTACGGCACTCAAGTCCAGGGTGTTGCGGGTGGCGGTCTCGAAGGTACGGATGCCACGCTCGCACAGCATCACCTGCTGGTTGCCTTGGGCGAGGATGTATTCGGCGGCCCCCAGCAGCTCCTCTATGGAGGCCATCAGGCCGCGCTTGAGCAGTACCGGCCTGGTGGTCTTGCCCACTTCCTTGAGCAGGGCGAAGTTCTGCATGTTGCGGGCACCGATCTGCAGCACGTCGGCCTGCTCGGCGACCCTGTGCACGTCCTCGGTGTTCATCACCTCGGTGATGATGGGCAGGCCGCGGCGCTCGCCTGCCGCCTTGAGCAGGGCCAGGCCCTCGTAGCCCAGGCCCTGGAAGCTGTAGGGGTTGGTCCTGGGCTTGAAGCAGCCACCGCGCAGCAGCTGGGCGCCATGGCGGTGCACCGCCTCGGCGGCGGTTTCTATCTGCTCGGCGGACTCCACCGAACAGGGGCCGGCCATGGTGATGAAGTCGTCGCCGCCGATGACGGCATTGCCGACCCGGATCAGGGTGTCTTCGGCCTTGTGGTCACGGCTGTGCAGGGGGGCTTTCTTGCTGCTGGTCTTTATCTTGGCTTTGGGGGCGGGCTCGGCCTGGCTGTTGTCGGCCTCAAGCGGAACCTGTACCTGGGTCGGCCGCAGATCCTCGCTGGGGTAACAGCCCAGTACCTTGACGAAGCGGGTCAGGCGGGTCAGCTCCAGCAGGGCCTGCTGCATGGCCTCGGACTGCACATTGGCGGCCACGTCGATATAGAACAGCTCCTCCCAGGCGTTGCCGGGCATGGGCCTGGACTCAAGCTTGGTCATGGCGATGCCCTGGTTGCGCAGCACCAGCAGGGCTTCCACCAGGGCGCCGGCCTGCTGGCCGGTGGCCATGATCAGGCTGGTCTTGGCCGGCACCTGGGGCGCCACCTCCACCGGCTGGCGGGCCACCAGGATGAAGCGGCTGTGGTTCTCCTTCTGGTTGGCCAGGCGTCGTGCCAGCACCTTGAGGCCGTACAGCGCGCCGCCGCTGGCGCTGCCGATGGCGGCCACGCCTGGCTCCCCGGCCTCGGCCACCTTGAGCATGGCGTGGGCGCTGGATGGGCAATGGACCACCCGGCAGCCGGCCAGGGAGGCCAGGTACTGGGAGCATTGCTGCTCGACCTGGGGGTGGCAATAGAGGGTGTGGACCTGGCCGGGATCGGTGTCGTCGCCGCCCAGCAGGCAGTGATCCACGGCCTGGGTCAGCTCGCCGACCAGGGACAGGGAGGTGTGATTGAGCAGATCGAACACCTCGGTGATGGAGCCCGAAGTGCTGTTCTCTATGGGCAGCACGCCCAGTTCCGCCCGGCCCTGTTCCACCGCTTCCAATACGGCGGCGAAGCTGGGGCAGCTGTGTTCCTTGAGGCTGAGCCCCAGACGACCGGCATGGCTCTGGGCGGCCTGGTGTGAGTAGGAGCCTGCCGAGCCCAGGTAGGCCACGCTCAGGCTCTGCTTGGTCAGGGTACCGTTGTGGCTGGCCTGGAGATGGGCCTGCTGGGCCAGCACCGAATCCTCGATGATGCCGTGATAGAGGCGGGTGATGAAGTGGGGATCCAGGCCCTGCTGCTGCCCCTCCTTGATCAGGGCAATCAGCAGTTCTTCCTCCCGAGACCGGTCGCGAACCGGCAGCTGCTGGCCGACTTTCTGCTTGGCCACGGCCAGGGTGGCGGACTTGCGCTGGGCCAGCAGCTGCAGCAGTTGTTTGTCCAGGTCGGTGATCTGCTCTCTCAGGGCCTGTAATGTCATGGTCGTATCCTCATGGTCCATAAACGAAAAAGGCCTCCCGATTGGGAGGCCTTGCTGGTGTGTGCTGCGCTTTAGAAATGCACGACGCCACCGCCTCCCCGGGGGAAGGTGGTAAAAAAGAAGAAGGTGGCGGTCAGCTGGTGCATCTGCGGCTCTATTACGTTGCGATGCCTATAGCAATATCGCAGCCGCCATGAGATGGCAAACAATATTTACGAAAACGGCTAAAAATAATTTCATCGTGTGATTGACAAGGCGCCTGCTCTTTTAAGGCAAGGCACAAAAAAGCCGCCAGGTGGCGGCTTTTTATCCACTCTGGCAGTCGTTACACCTTTGGGTGGTGGGGTCGGAGTCCAGCAGCCTGGGCGGGATCTCGCTTTCGCAGTCGGCGCACAGGCCAAACAGGCCCAGATCCAGCTGGCAGAGGGCGGCCTCCACCCGGCCCAGTCGCTCGGTCAGGCCGTGCAGCTGGCGGTCGTGAAGGGCGTCGACGTATTGCTGAATACCGTCCAGGCCCTGTTGGCGCAGGGCATAGATCACCTTGTTGGCCACGCCCAGTTCGGTGAGGCGGGTGGCGGTTTGCGCGAGCAGGGTATTCTGCTCCTTTTCCAGTCGTTGGCGAAATTCGGTCAGCTGTGAAGCGGCCAACATGGGTTGTCTCCTGACAATGAGCACAGGATGGCAGTCTACGGCAGGCGCTGTCAGCAAAACCTGATCGACATCAAGCGGCCCTGGCTTTTCTCAGCTTGGCGAGGATGTCGTCCTTGTTCCTCAGGGTGCGGATCTGCTCGAAGAAGGCCTGGGCCTGGGGGTATTGCAGGCGCAGGAAACCCAGCCACTGCTTGATGCGGTTGGGATAGTAGAGGCCCTTGTCGCCGGCCAGCTCGAAATCGGAATACCTGTCCAGCAGCGCCAGCACCTGGACCCAGGGCAGGGCGGGGACGTCCTGTTTGATGACGGCGGCCAGGTTGGGCTGTGCCAGGGCACCCCGGCCCAGCATCAGATCCTGGCATTGGGATTGGGCCTGGCAGTTCAGGGCATCCTCGCGGCTCCAGATCTCGCCGTTGGCGATCACCGGCAGCTTGACCACCTCCCTGACCTTGGCGATCCAGTCCCAATAGGCCGGCGGCTTGTAGCCTTCGCGCTTGGTGCGGGCATGAATGGCCAGTTCGCTGGCGCCGGCGGCCTCAATGGCGGCGGCGTTCTCCAGGGCCAGGGACTTGTCGTCGAAGCCCAGGCGGATCTTGGCGGTAACAGGCTGGTCGGCGGGGACCGCCTCCCGTACCGCCTTCACTATGGCGTAGAGGGTTTCCGGCTCCTTGAGCAGCACGGCGCCGCCCCTGTGCTTGTTGACCGTCTTGGCCGGGCAGCCGAAATTGAGGTCGACCCCGGGCGAGCCCAGTTCCACGGCCCGGGCCGCGTTCTCGGCCAGCCACACCGGGCTCTGGCCCAGCAATTGGATACGGACCGGTACCCCGGAGGGGGTGCGGGCGCCCTGGTGCAGCTCGGGGCAGAGCTTGTAGAACACCTTGGGCGGCAATACCTGATCCACCACGCGCACGAATTCGGTGACGCACAGATCGAAGCCGCCCAGCTCGGTCAGCAGCTGGCGCATCAGGTGGTCGACGACGCCCTCCATGGGGGCAAGGATCAGTTTCATGGCCTACTTTTGGATTGCCCAGGGGGCTGGAAAGTTTACGCTTTTTCCTGTTTATTGAAAGAAATAGCTACCCCTTCGGGTCAATAACAACAAGGCCGGGCAGACCGGTCCCAACAACAAGCAACTGTGAGAAGGAAAGGACGATGAAAAATCTGAAGCAAAATACCGTAGCTGCTGCCCTGGGCGCCGTTGTGGTCGGTTCCCTGGCCACTCTGCCGGCCTCTGCGGATGCTTCACCTTTTGCCATGCAGGATCTGGCTCAGGGCTACCAGCTGGCCACCTTCGAAGGCAAATGCGGTGAAGGTAAATGTGGTGGTAGCGCCGGCAAGGAAGGCGAAGGCAAGGGAGAAAAGGAAGGCAAATGCGGTGAAGGCAAGTGCGGCGCCGAGAAGAAGGCCATGAAGGAAGGTAAATGTGGCGAAGGCAAGTGTGGCGCCGAGAAGAAGGCCATGAAGGAAGGTAAGTGCGGCGAAGGCAAGTGTGGCGCCGAGAAGAAGGCCATGAAGGAAGGTAAGTGCGGCGAAGGCAAGTGTGGCGCCGAGAAGAAGGCCATGAAGGAAGGTAAGTGTGGCGAAGGCAAGTGTGGCGCCGAGAAGAAGGCCATGAAGGAAGGTAAATGTGGCGAAGGCAAGTGCGGCGCCGAGAAAAAGGCCGAAAAGAAAGACAAGAAAGAAGGTAAATGCGGCGAAGGCAAGTGTGGCGGCAGCCACTAAGGGCCAGCGCTGGTAAGGAAAACGAGCGGACCCAGGTCCGCTCGTTTTGTCTCAAGGAGTCTCTATGACATTTGCGGTTCAAGGTTGTGGCCTGGGGCTGAGGCGCGATTTCGTCGAGGAGATCGGCGACAGCCTGCCCAAGCCGGTGCAGTTTCTGGAAGTGGCACCGGAGAACTGGATGAAGCTGGGCGGCGCCTACGGCAAGGCCTTTCGGCGCCTGACCGAGCGCCATCCCTTCGTCTGCCACGGTCTGTCGCTGTCCATCGGCAGTCCGGCGCCACTGGACATGGCCTTTCTCAAGGCGCTCAAGGTCTTCCTGGACGAGCACCGGATCCGCCTCTACTCCGAGCACCTGTCCTACTGCTCGGGGGAGGGCCATATGTACGATCTGATGCCCATCCCCTTTACCGAAGAGGCGGTTCGCCACGTGGTGGCGCGGATCAGGCAGGTGCAGGAGGTGCTGGAGCGGCCGCTGGTGCTGGAAAACGTCTCCTATTATGCCGCCCCCGGCAAGGAGCTGGACGAGCTGAGCTTCATCCAGGCGGTGCTGGAGGAAAGCGACTGCCAGTTGCTGCTGGACGTCAACAACATCTACGTCAACGCCATCAACCACGGCTATGACGCCGAGGCCTTCCTCAAGGGCCTGCCCACCGGGCGCATCGCCTACGGCCATATCGCCGGCCACTACAAGGAGGCCGAGGATCTCATTGTCGACACCCACGGCGCCGACGTCATAGACCCGGTCTGGGCACTGCTGGACAAGGCCTACCACCACCACGGCGTCTTCCCGACCCTGCTGGAGCGGGACTTCAACCTGCCGCCCCTGACCGAGCTGGTGGCCGAGGTGGCCCTCATCGACCGCTGCCAGCGGCAACATCAAGTGCAAGTGGAGAGCGCCTGAGATGGGATTCAAGGCAGTACAGGAAGCCTTTATGGCCCACATCAAAGATCCGGAGCAGGTGCCCGGCCCGCCGGGCATCGAAGACAGGCGCATGGCCATTTACCGGGAGCTGTTCTTCAACAACATGGAAGGCTTCCTCAGCAACGGCTTTCCGGTGCTGAAAAGCCTGTACGGCCAGGAGCATTGGCTGTCGCTGGTGCGCGCCTTCTTTGCCCGCCACCAGTGCCAGACGCCGCTGTTTCTGGAAATCGGCCGGGAGTTCCTGCACTACCTGGCCAACGAACATGAGCCGAGGCCGGTGGATCCACCCTTCCTGGTGGAGCTGGCCCATTACGAATGGCTGGAGCTGATGGTGGCCACGGTGGACGAGCCCGATGACGGCCTGCTGGACCAGCTGGACGACGGCACGCCCCTGGCGGTGCCGGCCTGCGCCAAGGCGG belongs to Gallaecimonas sp. GXIMD4217 and includes:
- a CDS encoding putative DNA-binding domain-containing protein, which encodes MAHIKDPEQVPGPPGIEDRRMAIYRELFFNNMEGFLSNGFPVLKSLYGQEHWLSLVRAFFARHQCQTPLFLEIGREFLHYLANEHEPRPVDPPFLVELAHYEWLELMVATVDEPDDGLLDQLDDGTPLAVPACAKAVSYPWPVHEISRDFQPNEPLDSPIYLLVYRDRQDEAAFMAINAATAQLLLLLEQQPGQSPAQLVEAMAALMPQVPREQLARGLMQTLAALAERGAVRRHLGEN
- a CDS encoding TonB-dependent receptor → MTSKNQLAYAVKLALFAGAASAVTAPTFAADSVEDVERIEVTGSRIKRTDMENASPVVVVSAEEIAARGFSTAQDVLDALTQNSGGSLTQQESFGFTPAASGVNLRGVGLGRSLTLIDGKRVPKYPFAAGGADNFTDTANIPAGAIERIEVLTTGASAIYGSDAMGGVINIILKKEVEDTIVKLYGSTTDDGGKETGKISILSGVSGEDGRMLFFLEHENRNKLMASDRGFLGSDLGDGHPRGNYSSYGASLRNADGDVVKTLSAEECAERGFQWTGSNCGFNRSSMRQLLPDADRTSLMLKFNKELGSDHELYSRVDYTHSNVANRVEAMPLDDYLFTVNGGQVTVTPDVANSSLSQSYDQATAFNGDFVGLADGEYYYTRRAVEFGPRASDFTTNNFTLLTGIKGYLGDYEYDTSWSFSRQKVDREGSGYATVDGYFKYLTSCENGCSQLLAVTDEQVAMAAFQPMKKGESSMVSWNAGISGDLFDLDAGTVQFAAGLEMNKEWFFDRSDSFSINGEVLSTGGAAGEGSRKQYAAYTEVAVPVMENLTATLAGRYDHYDDASDVGGAFSPQVAIEYRPMEDLLLRALWAETFRAPDMQRLFGEPTRGFVSDVVDFQSCAQDGIGFDACATNEDYRITSVNSISGPNNELEEETGENWNLGVVYNLNGLDISVDVWNVEIENIVSDLSVSDVFEKHEIYGNLIDRDPVTGRVTVNTQAMNLARQEVAGVDLSLGYLLDTAALGSFKFKLEGTYNSKWEEQVAEGFEVTNELARGGIPRWRANFSTRWAPTDTLSTTVLVKFIDEHKAANYYKFGTQPDYSLRVAEHFEVNWNVTYDVLDSVTLAAGINNLFDEGPEVDNTLGWPFYDSSYYSPVGREFYASAELRF
- the dusC gene encoding tRNA dihydrouridine(16) synthase DusC, with the protein product MKLILAPMEGVVDHLMRQLLTELGGFDLCVTEFVRVVDQVLPPKVFYKLCPELHQGARTPSGVPVRIQLLGQSPVWLAENAARAVELGSPGVDLNFGCPAKTVNKHRGGAVLLKEPETLYAIVKAVREAVPADQPVTAKIRLGFDDKSLALENAAAIEAAGASELAIHARTKREGYKPPAYWDWIAKVREVVKLPVIANGEIWSREDALNCQAQSQCQDLMLGRGALAQPNLAAVIKQDVPALPWVQVLALLDRYSDFELAGDKGLYYPNRIKQWLGFLRLQYPQAQAFFEQIRTLRNKDDILAKLRKARAA
- a CDS encoding DUF692 domain-containing protein translates to MTFAVQGCGLGLRRDFVEEIGDSLPKPVQFLEVAPENWMKLGGAYGKAFRRLTERHPFVCHGLSLSIGSPAPLDMAFLKALKVFLDEHRIRLYSEHLSYCSGEGHMYDLMPIPFTEEAVRHVVARIRQVQEVLERPLVLENVSYYAAPGKELDELSFIQAVLEESDCQLLLDVNNIYVNAINHGYDAEAFLKGLPTGRIAYGHIAGHYKEAEDLIVDTHGADVIDPVWALLDKAYHHHGVFPTLLERDFNLPPLTELVAEVALIDRCQRQHQVQVESA
- a CDS encoding bifunctional 3-deoxy-7-phosphoheptulonate synthase/chorismate mutase; protein product: MRPTQVQVPLEADNSQAEPAPKAKIKTSSKKAPLHSRDHKAEDTLIRVGNAVIGGDDFITMAGPCSVESAEQIETAAEAVHRHGAQLLRGGCFKPRTNPYSFQGLGYEGLALLKAAGERRGLPIITEVMNTEDVHRVAEQADVLQIGARNMQNFALLKEVGKTTRPVLLKRGLMASIEELLGAAEYILAQGNQQVMLCERGIRTFETATRNTLDLSAVPLLKSLTHLPVIIDPSHAVGRRDLVAPMAKAAKAVGAHGIIVEVHPCPEQALSDKEQQLYLDQFGQLMQELKG